A region from the Pseudomonas promysalinigenes genome encodes:
- the hflC gene encoding protease modulator HflC, which translates to MSNRSLIALIAVVVLAIVAWNSFYIVSQTERAVLLRFGKVVQADVQPGLHVKIPYVNQVRKFDARLMTLDAPTQRFLTLEKKAVMVDAYAKWRVKDAERFYTATSGMKQIADERLSRRLESGLRDQFGKRTLHEVVSGERDALMADITASLNRMANKELGIEVVDVRVKAIDLPKEVNRSVFDRMSTEREREAREHRAKGNELAEGIRADADRQRRVLLAEAYREAEETRGDGDAQAAAIYAKAYTQDADFYAFYRSLQAYRESFSSKSDVLVLDAKNEFFRFLDKSKP; encoded by the coding sequence ATGAGCAACCGATCGCTGATCGCCCTGATTGCCGTAGTGGTACTGGCTATCGTGGCCTGGAACAGCTTCTACATCGTGTCCCAGACCGAGCGGGCAGTGCTGCTGCGCTTCGGTAAGGTGGTACAGGCCGATGTCCAGCCTGGCCTGCACGTGAAGATCCCGTACGTGAACCAGGTGCGTAAGTTCGATGCACGCCTGATGACCCTCGACGCACCGACCCAGCGGTTCCTGACCCTGGAGAAGAAAGCGGTGATGGTCGACGCCTACGCCAAGTGGCGCGTCAAGGATGCCGAGCGCTTCTATACCGCTACTTCCGGCATGAAACAGATTGCCGACGAGCGTCTGTCGCGTCGCCTGGAAAGCGGCCTGCGTGACCAGTTCGGTAAGCGTACCCTGCACGAGGTGGTTTCGGGTGAGCGCGATGCGCTGATGGCTGACATCACTGCATCGCTGAACCGCATGGCCAATAAGGAGCTGGGTATCGAGGTCGTCGACGTACGCGTCAAGGCCATCGACCTGCCCAAAGAAGTCAACCGCAGCGTGTTCGACCGCATGAGCACCGAGCGTGAGCGTGAAGCCCGCGAACACCGTGCCAAGGGTAACGAGTTGGCCGAAGGTATTCGCGCCGATGCCGACCGCCAGCGCCGTGTGTTGCTGGCCGAAGCCTATCGCGAAGCGGAAGAGACCCGCGGTGACGGCGACGCCCAGGCGGCCGCCATTTATGCCAAGGCCTACACCCAGGACGCTGATTTCTACGCGTTCTACCGTAGCCTGCAGGCCTACCGTGAAAGCTTCTCCAGCAAGAGCGACGTGCTGGTTCTGGACGCGAAGAACGAGTTCTTCCGCTTCCTGGACAAGAGCAAGCCTTGA
- the hflK gene encoding FtsH protease activity modulator HflK, with translation MAWNEPGGNSNNQDPWGGRRGGGGGGDKKGPPDLDEAFRKLQDSLNGMFGSGKKRGGGDRNVGKGGGFGLLGIGLAVLAAIWLYSAVYVVDEQEQAVVLRFGKYYETVGPGLNIYFPPIDRKYMENVTRERAYTKQGQMLTEDENIVEVPLTVQYKISNLKDFVLNVDQPEVSLQHATDSALRHVVGSTSMDQVLTEGREQMAVDIRERLQRFLDNYRTGITVTQVNVQSAAAPREVQEAFDDVIRAREDEQRARNQAESYANGVVPEARGQAQRIIEDANGYRDEVIARAKGEADRFTKLVGEYRKAPDVTRQRLYLETMQEVYSNSSKVLVTAKDGQNNLLYLPLDKMVEGSRKAATPGSSVSPSANDAAARTAQDLQQQQQPLRTRESR, from the coding sequence ATGGCTTGGAACGAGCCGGGTGGCAACTCGAACAATCAGGATCCCTGGGGCGGCCGTCGCGGTGGCGGCGGTGGTGGCGACAAGAAGGGTCCACCGGATCTGGACGAGGCCTTCCGCAAGCTGCAGGACAGCCTCAACGGTATGTTCGGCAGTGGCAAGAAACGTGGCGGCGGTGACCGCAATGTCGGCAAGGGTGGTGGCTTCGGCCTGCTGGGCATCGGCCTGGCGGTGCTTGCTGCAATCTGGCTGTACAGCGCCGTGTACGTGGTCGACGAGCAGGAGCAGGCCGTGGTGCTGCGCTTCGGCAAGTACTATGAGACGGTCGGTCCCGGCCTGAACATCTACTTCCCGCCAATCGATCGCAAATACATGGAAAACGTCACGCGCGAGCGTGCCTACACCAAGCAGGGGCAGATGCTCACCGAAGACGAGAACATCGTCGAGGTGCCGCTGACCGTCCAGTACAAGATCAGCAACCTGAAGGATTTCGTGCTCAACGTCGACCAGCCTGAGGTCAGCCTGCAGCATGCGACCGACAGTGCCCTGCGCCATGTGGTGGGTTCCACCTCGATGGACCAGGTGCTGACCGAGGGTCGTGAGCAGATGGCCGTGGATATCCGCGAACGCCTGCAGCGCTTCCTCGACAACTACCGCACCGGTATCACCGTCACCCAGGTCAACGTACAGAGCGCGGCAGCCCCGCGTGAAGTGCAGGAAGCCTTCGATGACGTGATCCGCGCCCGCGAAGACGAGCAGCGTGCCCGCAACCAGGCCGAGTCCTACGCCAACGGCGTGGTGCCCGAAGCCCGCGGTCAGGCGCAGCGCATCATCGAGGACGCCAACGGCTACCGCGATGAGGTCATCGCCCGTGCCAAGGGTGAGGCCGACCGCTTCACCAAACTGGTCGGCGAGTACCGCAAGGCCCCTGACGTGACCCGTCAGCGCTTGTACCTGGAGACCATGCAAGAGGTCTACAGCAATTCGAGCAAGGTCCTGGTCACGGCCAAGGATGGGCAGAACAACCTGCTCTATCTGCCGCTGGACAAAATGGTCGAAGGTAGCCGCAAAGCCGCCACCCCGGGCAGCAGCGTCAGCCCGTCGGCCAACGATGCGGCCGCGCGTACGGCGCAAGACCTGCAACAGCAACAGCAGCCGCTGCGCACTAGGGAGAGCCGCTGA
- the hflX gene encoding ribosome rescue GTPase HflX, which translates to MFFERHGGGERALLVHLEGQNPEAREDPQEFQELALSAGADIVSLATVARHQPTAKYLIGSGKVEELRDLVKAEQVDLVIFNHTLTPSQERNLERVFECRVLDRTGLILDIFAQRARTHEGKLQVELAQLDHMSTRLVRGWTHLERQKGGIGLRGPGETQLETDRRLLRVRIRQIKRRLEKVRSQREQARRGRKRADIPSVSLVGYTNAGKSTLFNALTESAVYAADQLFATLDPTLRRLQLADLGPIVLADTVGFIRHLPHKLVEAFRATLEESSNSDLLVHVIDAHEPERMEQIEQVLAVLGEIGAEGLPILEVYNKLDLLEDVEPQIQRDADGKPQRVWVSARDGRGLELVGQAIAELLGDDLFVGTLCLEQRFARLRAQFFALGAVQSEEHDEEGRSLLSVRLPRVELNRLVSREGMEPQVFVEQHTLQ; encoded by the coding sequence TTGTTCTTTGAGCGCCACGGTGGTGGTGAGCGGGCGTTGCTCGTTCACTTGGAAGGTCAGAACCCTGAGGCGCGCGAAGACCCGCAGGAGTTTCAGGAACTGGCATTATCGGCCGGAGCCGACATCGTCTCCTTGGCCACGGTAGCCAGGCATCAGCCTACGGCCAAATACCTGATTGGCAGCGGCAAGGTCGAGGAATTGCGCGACCTGGTCAAAGCCGAACAGGTAGACCTGGTGATTTTCAATCACACCCTCACGCCCAGTCAGGAACGTAACCTCGAACGCGTCTTCGAGTGTCGCGTGCTTGACCGCACCGGGCTGATTCTCGACATCTTCGCCCAGCGGGCGCGTACCCATGAAGGCAAGCTGCAGGTCGAACTGGCACAGCTTGATCACATGAGCACGCGGCTTGTACGCGGCTGGACTCACCTGGAGCGGCAAAAGGGTGGTATTGGCCTGCGCGGGCCGGGTGAAACCCAGCTGGAAACCGACCGCCGTCTGCTGCGGGTGCGTATCCGCCAGATCAAGAGGCGCCTAGAGAAGGTGCGCAGCCAGCGTGAGCAGGCCCGTCGCGGCCGCAAGCGTGCGGACATTCCTTCGGTATCGCTGGTTGGCTACACCAACGCCGGCAAGTCCACCTTGTTCAATGCGCTGACCGAATCAGCGGTATACGCGGCCGACCAGTTGTTCGCCACCCTGGACCCGACCCTGCGCCGGCTGCAATTGGCCGACCTGGGCCCGATCGTGCTGGCCGACACCGTGGGCTTCATTCGCCACCTGCCGCACAAGCTGGTTGAGGCATTTCGGGCTACGCTCGAAGAGTCGAGCAACTCCGATCTGCTGGTGCACGTGATCGACGCCCATGAGCCTGAGCGCATGGAGCAGATCGAGCAGGTGCTGGCCGTGTTGGGAGAGATCGGTGCCGAAGGCTTGCCGATACTCGAGGTCTATAACAAACTCGACCTGCTTGAAGATGTCGAGCCGCAGATTCAACGCGATGCCGATGGCAAGCCGCAGCGGGTCTGGGTATCTGCACGAGATGGACGTGGCCTGGAGCTTGTCGGCCAGGCGATTGCCGAGTTGCTGGGGGATGATCTGTTTGTCGGTACCCTGTGTCTTGAGCAGCGTTTTGCCCGCTTGCGCGCGCAATTCTTTGCCTTGGGTGCCGTGCAAAGTGAAGAGCATGACGAAGAAGGGCGCAGTCTGCTGAGTGTTCGTCTGCCCAGGGTCGAATTGAATCGCCTGGTCAGTCGGGAAGGCATGGAGCCGCAAGTGTTTGTCGAGCAACACACTTTGCAATAA
- the hfq gene encoding RNA chaperone Hfq, with protein MSKGHSLQDPYLNQLRKEKVPVSIYLVNGIKLQGSIESFDQFVVLLKNTVSQMVYKHAISTVVPARPVRLPSPSDSEHGDSEPGNA; from the coding sequence ATGTCAAAAGGGCATTCGCTACAAGACCCTTACTTGAATCAACTGAGAAAAGAAAAGGTCCCGGTTTCGATCTACCTGGTCAACGGGATCAAGCTGCAGGGCTCGATCGAATCTTTTGACCAGTTCGTGGTACTGCTGAAGAACACTGTCAGCCAGATGGTCTACAAGCACGCCATTTCGACCGTCGTCCCTGCTCGTCCGGTTCGCCTGCCAAGCCCGTCCGATTCCGAACACGGCGACAGCGAGCCAGGCAACGCCTGA
- the miaA gene encoding tRNA (adenosine(37)-N6)-dimethylallyltransferase MiaA yields MSGKPPAIFLMGPTAAGKTDLAIELTKVLPCELISVDSALVYRGLDIGSAKPSKETLAAYPHRLIDIRDPAESYSAAQFRTDALEAMADISARGKIPLLVGGTMLYYKALIEGLADMPAADAAVRAALEAEAQALGLVELHRQLALVDPESAARIHPNDPQRLIRALEVYRVSGQSMTAHRQRQFAESSAADAGAGGHLPYTVASLAIAPADRHILHKRIALRFSQMLEQGFVDEVRSLRARSDLHAGLPSIRAVGYRQVWDYLDGKLTENEMRERGIIATRQLAKRQFTWLRGWPDVHWLDSLACDNLSRTLKYLGAVSILS; encoded by the coding sequence ATGAGCGGCAAGCCACCTGCAATCTTTCTCATGGGCCCGACGGCTGCCGGCAAGACCGACCTTGCCATCGAGCTGACCAAAGTGCTGCCTTGCGAGCTGATCAGCGTCGACTCGGCGCTGGTGTACCGCGGCCTGGACATCGGTTCGGCCAAGCCTTCCAAAGAAACCTTGGCGGCCTATCCGCATCGTTTGATCGATATCCGCGACCCGGCCGAAAGCTATTCGGCCGCTCAGTTTCGCACTGACGCCTTGGAGGCGATGGCCGACATCAGCGCGCGCGGCAAAATCCCGCTGCTGGTGGGCGGCACCATGCTCTATTACAAGGCGTTGATCGAAGGCCTGGCGGACATGCCGGCGGCCGATGCTGCTGTGCGCGCGGCCCTTGAGGCCGAGGCCCAGGCGCTGGGCTTGGTTGAGCTGCACCGGCAACTGGCACTGGTGGACCCGGAGTCGGCAGCGCGTATCCACCCCAACGACCCGCAGCGGCTTATCAGAGCGCTGGAAGTTTATCGGGTCAGCGGCCAGAGCATGACCGCTCACCGCCAGCGTCAATTCGCTGAAAGTAGCGCCGCAGACGCAGGCGCTGGCGGGCATTTGCCCTATACTGTCGCGAGTTTGGCGATCGCCCCGGCTGACCGTCACATTCTGCACAAACGAATTGCGTTACGATTTTCGCAAATGTTGGAACAGGGCTTCGTCGACGAGGTCCGATCGCTGCGGGCCAGAAGTGACTTGCACGCCGGGCTGCCGTCTATACGGGCTGTAGGGTATCGACAGGTCTGGGATTACCTGGACGGCAAGCTGACTGAGAATGAGATGCGCGAACGCGGTATCATCGCTACTCGACAGCTGGCCAAGCGGCAGTTCACCTGGCTGCGTGGCTGGCCTGACGTGCACTGGCTCGACAGCCTGGCCTGCGACAATCTGTCCCGCACCTTGAAATACCTTGGGGCCGTCTCCATATTGAGCTGA
- the mutL gene encoding DNA mismatch repair endonuclease MutL, with the protein MSGGSRIQLLSPRLANQIAAGEVVERPASVAKELLENSLDSGARRIDVEVEQGGVKLLRVRDDGSGISADDLPLALARHATSKIRELEDLEGVLSLGFRGEALASISSVARLTLTSRTASAGEAWQVETEGRDMTPRVQPAAHPVGTSVEVRDLFFNTPARRKFLKAEKTEFDHLQEVIRRLALARFDVGFHLRHNGKSILSLHEAHDETARARRVGAICGPGFMEQALPIDVERNGLRLWGWVGLPTFSRSQADLQYFFVNGRAVRDKLVAHAVRQAYRDVLFNGRHPTFVLFLELEPNGVDVNVHPTKHEVRFREGRSVHDFLYGTLHRALADVRPEDQLAAPAAVPDQARATGQQAGEFGPQGEMRLASPVLEQPQAPQHGISNGGSGAGYQYQYTPRPSQPLPAAEAQAVYREFFKPLNDAAPASTGLPESQGDIPPLGYALAQLKGIYILAENAVGLVLVDMHAAHERIMYERLKVAMASEGLSGQPLLVPETLALSQREADCAEEHGQWFQRLGFELQRLGPETLAIRQIPALLKQAEANRLVQDVLADLMEYGTSDRIQAHLNELLGTMACHGAVRANRRLAIPEMNALLRDMENTERSGQCNHGRPTWTQMGLDDLDKLFLRGR; encoded by the coding sequence ATGAGTGGCGGCTCGCGCATACAGCTGCTAAGCCCGCGGCTGGCCAACCAGATTGCCGCAGGTGAGGTGGTCGAGCGGCCAGCGTCGGTGGCCAAGGAGCTTTTGGAAAACAGCCTGGACTCCGGGGCTCGTCGCATCGATGTTGAGGTCGAGCAGGGCGGGGTGAAGTTGCTGCGTGTGCGCGACGATGGCAGCGGTATTTCCGCAGATGACTTGCCCCTGGCCTTGGCCCGTCACGCCACCAGCAAGATTCGCGAACTCGAAGATCTTGAAGGCGTTTTGAGTCTGGGTTTCCGAGGCGAGGCGCTGGCCTCGATCAGTTCGGTGGCGCGGCTGACCCTGACGTCGCGCACCGCCAGTGCAGGTGAAGCCTGGCAGGTCGAGACCGAAGGCCGTGACATGACACCCCGTGTGCAGCCCGCTGCGCACCCAGTCGGCACCTCGGTCGAGGTGCGCGACCTGTTCTTCAATACCCCGGCCCGGCGCAAGTTTCTCAAGGCCGAAAAGACCGAATTCGATCACCTGCAGGAAGTCATCCGGCGCCTGGCTCTGGCCCGCTTCGATGTAGGCTTTCATCTGCGCCATAACGGCAAGAGTATTCTCAGCCTGCATGAGGCCCATGATGAAACCGCCCGTGCGCGAAGGGTTGGTGCCATATGTGGCCCGGGGTTCATGGAGCAGGCGCTGCCGATCGATGTCGAGCGCAATGGCTTGCGCCTGTGGGGCTGGGTTGGCCTGCCGACGTTCTCGCGCAGCCAGGCGGACCTTCAGTATTTCTTCGTCAATGGCCGCGCGGTGCGGGACAAACTGGTCGCCCACGCCGTGCGGCAGGCCTACCGGGATGTACTGTTCAACGGTCGGCACCCGACTTTCGTGCTGTTCCTGGAACTAGAGCCCAACGGCGTCGACGTCAATGTGCACCCGACCAAGCACGAAGTGCGCTTTCGCGAAGGCCGTTCGGTGCATGACTTTCTCTACGGCACACTGCACCGGGCCCTGGCTGACGTACGTCCAGAAGACCAGCTGGCCGCCCCAGCCGCTGTTCCCGACCAGGCCCGAGCGACCGGGCAGCAAGCCGGCGAGTTCGGCCCCCAGGGTGAAATGCGCTTGGCCTCGCCTGTGCTCGAGCAGCCGCAGGCGCCGCAGCATGGCATTTCCAATGGCGGCAGTGGCGCAGGTTATCAGTACCAGTACACCCCGCGCCCCTCGCAGCCATTGCCTGCCGCCGAAGCCCAGGCGGTCTATCGGGAGTTCTTCAAGCCACTCAACGATGCTGCGCCAGCATCCACGGGGTTGCCAGAAAGCCAGGGCGACATCCCGCCCCTTGGCTACGCCCTGGCACAGCTCAAGGGTATCTACATCCTGGCCGAAAACGCCGTAGGGCTAGTGCTGGTGGATATGCATGCGGCCCATGAGCGAATCATGTACGAACGCTTGAAGGTGGCGATGGCCAGCGAAGGGCTCAGTGGCCAGCCACTGCTCGTGCCGGAAACCCTGGCGTTGAGCCAGCGCGAGGCTGATTGCGCCGAGGAACACGGCCAGTGGTTTCAGCGCTTGGGCTTCGAGCTGCAGCGGCTGGGGCCAGAAACCCTGGCGATCCGCCAGATCCCAGCACTGCTCAAGCAGGCCGAGGCCAATCGCCTGGTGCAAGACGTGCTCGCCGACCTGATGGAGTACGGCACCAGCGACCGAATCCAGGCGCATCTCAACGAGTTGCTCGGTACTATGGCGTGCCACGGCGCGGTGCGTGCCAACCGGCGCCTGGCAATCCCCGAGATGAATGCCCTGCTGCGCGACATGGAAAACACCGAGCGCAGCGGTCAGTGCAACCATGGTCGTCCGACCTGGACCCAGATGGGCCTGGACGATCTGGACAAACTTTTCCTGCGCGGTCGATGA
- a CDS encoding N-acetylmuramoyl-L-alanine amidase, with amino-acid sequence MRIRALVAVVGLLLAAVTVDALAVTQVKSVRLWRAPDNTRLVFDLSGPVQHSVFTLSAPDRLVIDINGATLGAPLKVSTANTPISSVRSAQRTPTDLRVVVDLKKSVTPKSFTLAPNAQYGNRLVVDLYDQEADAIAATAPTPPPTPTPTPATTPAVPVSPAQPAIKLPPVPSGKRDIVVAIDAGHGGEDPGASGSRGQHEKDIVLQIAKELQRQINTEKGYRAELTRTGDYFIPLRKRTEIARKKGADLFISIHADAAPSRAAFGASVFALSDRGATSETARWLADTENRSDLIGGAGNVSLDDKDRMLAGVLLDLSMTATLSSSLNVGQKVLGNMGRVTSLHKQRVEQAGFMVLKSPDIPSILVETGFISNNSEAAKLATASHQQALARSIHTGVRQYFQQNPPPGTYVAWLRDSGKIAQGPREHTVRPGETLAMLAVRYQVSVTSLRSTNNLKSDELKVGQQLDIPATTLAAQ; translated from the coding sequence ATGCGCATACGCGCACTGGTCGCTGTGGTTGGATTGCTGCTGGCAGCGGTGACCGTTGACGCTCTGGCCGTCACACAAGTCAAGAGCGTGCGCCTGTGGCGCGCGCCGGACAACACGCGGCTGGTCTTCGATCTTTCTGGCCCCGTGCAGCATAGTGTCTTCACCCTCAGCGCGCCCGATCGCCTGGTGATCGACATCAATGGCGCGACCTTGGGCGCACCGTTGAAGGTATCGACAGCCAACACGCCAATCAGCAGTGTGCGTTCCGCCCAGCGCACGCCAACCGATCTGCGCGTGGTGGTCGACTTGAAAAAGTCGGTCACGCCCAAGAGCTTCACACTGGCGCCCAATGCCCAGTATGGCAACCGCCTGGTAGTCGACCTGTACGATCAGGAAGCCGACGCCATCGCGGCGACTGCACCGACGCCACCGCCTACTCCAACGCCAACCCCGGCGACCACGCCAGCCGTTCCGGTGAGCCCGGCCCAACCGGCGATCAAGCTGCCACCGGTGCCCAGTGGCAAGCGCGACATCGTCGTCGCCATCGACGCCGGCCATGGTGGTGAAGACCCAGGCGCCTCCGGCTCGCGCGGCCAACACGAGAAAGACATCGTGCTGCAGATCGCCAAGGAGTTGCAGCGCCAGATCAACACCGAAAAGGGCTACCGTGCCGAGTTGACACGTACCGGTGACTACTTCATCCCGTTGCGCAAGCGCACCGAGATCGCCCGCAAGAAGGGCGCCGACCTGTTCATTTCCATCCACGCCGACGCCGCGCCATCGCGTGCCGCATTCGGCGCTTCAGTGTTCGCTCTGTCCGATCGGGGTGCCACGTCCGAGACGGCGCGCTGGCTGGCCGACACTGAAAACCGCTCTGACTTGATCGGCGGCGCCGGCAACGTCAGCCTTGATGACAAGGACCGCATGCTCGCAGGCGTGCTGCTCGACCTGTCGATGACTGCCACGCTCAGCTCAAGCCTGAACGTGGGGCAGAAGGTGCTCGGCAACATGGGCCGGGTGACATCGCTGCACAAGCAGCGGGTGGAGCAGGCGGGCTTCATGGTGTTGAAATCGCCCGACATTCCATCGATTCTGGTGGAAACCGGGTTCATTTCGAACAACAGCGAAGCGGCCAAACTGGCCACCGCCAGCCATCAACAAGCCCTGGCCCGCTCGATCCATACGGGTGTACGCCAGTACTTCCAGCAGAACCCGCCGCCGGGTACCTACGTGGCGTGGCTGCGAGACAGTGGCAAGATCGCCCAAGGGCCGCGTGAGCATACCGTGCGTCCGGGCGAAACCCTGGCGATGCTCGCTGTGCGCTATCAAGTCAGCGTGACCAGCCTGCGCAGCACCAACAACCTCAAGAGCGATGAGCTCAAGGTTGGCCAGCAACTCGACATTCCTGCTACCACGCTGGCCGCACAATGA
- the tsaE gene encoding tRNA (adenosine(37)-N6)-threonylcarbamoyltransferase complex ATPase subunit type 1 TsaE, whose amino-acid sequence MFLADEAATVDFGAKLAEVTGGHGVIFLEGDLGAGKTTLSRGLIRGLGHTGAVKSPTFTVVEPYEIGEVRAYHFDLYRLVDPEELEFMGIRDYFEGDPLCLFEWPQKGAGVLPKPDLTITISPQAGGRSLVLRPQGARGEAWCTALAEHYKQ is encoded by the coding sequence CTGTTTCTGGCCGATGAAGCGGCCACGGTCGATTTCGGCGCAAAGCTTGCCGAAGTGACCGGCGGTCATGGCGTGATTTTTCTGGAAGGTGACCTGGGTGCTGGCAAGACCACGCTTTCGCGTGGCTTGATCCGCGGTCTGGGCCATACTGGTGCAGTGAAAAGTCCTACGTTCACAGTGGTGGAACCCTACGAAATCGGTGAAGTTCGCGCCTACCATTTCGATCTGTATCGCCTGGTCGATCCGGAAGAGCTGGAGTTTATGGGGATTCGCGATTATTTCGAAGGCGACCCACTGTGCCTGTTCGAGTGGCCACAAAAGGGTGCGGGCGTTTTGCCAAAGCCTGACCTGACCATTACCATAAGCCCCCAAGCGGGCGGCCGCTCGCTTGTCCTTAGGCCGCAGGGGGCTCGCGGCGAGGCCTGGTGCACTGCACTGGCCGAACACTATAAACAGTAA
- a CDS encoding NAD(P)H-hydrate dehydratase, producing MAQTKHPSNAPELLSSLTVAHLPARDSQAHKGDFGHVLVVGGDLGTAGAVLLSAEAALRCGAGLVSLATRPEHVVASLARLPESMCLGVESANQLVGVLERATVVVVGPGLGQAAWGRSLLSAVAKAERPQVWDADALNLLASTPLALPSGSILTPHPGEAARLLGISTEAVQADRPGAARKLARRYASICVLKGAGTLVADPAGRLLVCERGHPAMAGAGLGDVLTGVLAALLAQGLDAWSAAGLGVWLHACAGERLGVKGRGLAASDLAPVIRELLEEHSACLA from the coding sequence ATGGCGCAGACCAAACACCCAAGCAATGCCCCTGAACTGCTGAGCAGCCTGACGGTCGCACACCTGCCGGCACGTGATTCCCAAGCCCACAAGGGTGACTTTGGCCATGTGCTGGTTGTGGGTGGAGACCTTGGCACTGCTGGCGCCGTTTTGCTCAGTGCCGAGGCGGCGCTGCGTTGCGGCGCGGGGCTTGTCAGTTTAGCGACTCGCCCGGAGCATGTGGTTGCGAGCTTGGCGCGCCTGCCGGAGAGCATGTGCCTGGGAGTTGAATCGGCCAACCAGTTGGTCGGTGTACTAGAGCGTGCGACGGTAGTGGTGGTGGGTCCGGGGCTTGGGCAAGCGGCCTGGGGGCGCAGCTTGCTGTCGGCGGTGGCCAAGGCCGAGCGGCCGCAGGTTTGGGACGCCGATGCTCTGAACCTGCTGGCCAGCACCCCCTTGGCGCTGCCCAGTGGTAGCATCCTCACCCCGCACCCCGGCGAGGCGGCGCGATTGCTGGGCATTTCCACCGAGGCGGTGCAAGCCGATCGTCCCGGCGCGGCACGCAAATTGGCCCGCCGCTATGCCAGTATCTGCGTGCTCAAGGGCGCCGGTACCTTGGTGGCTGACCCCGCCGGCCGGTTGCTGGTGTGTGAGCGGGGCCATCCGGCGATGGCCGGTGCCGGCTTGGGCGATGTGCTGACCGGCGTGCTGGCAGCTTTGCTGGCCCAGGGGTTGGACGCCTGGAGCGCTGCAGGCCTTGGCGTATGGCTGCATGCCTGCGCCGGCGAGCGATTGGGCGTCAAAGGCAGAGGCCTGGCAGCCAGCGATCTGGCGCCGGTCATTCGAGAGTTGTTGGAGGAGCATTCTGCGTGTCTGGCTTAA
- the queG gene encoding tRNA epoxyqueuosine(34) reductase QueG yields the protein MSALTPDLAQLAQSIKIWGQELGFAHVGIAGVDLGEHEQHLQRWLDAGYQGEMEYLGAHGSKRAHPDQLIPGTVRVVSLRMDYLPGDTQMAQRLAQPEKAYISRYALGRDYHKLVRKRVQFLADRIQEAIGPFGYRAFVDSAPVLEKALAEQAGLGWIGKNTLLLNRKAGSYFFLAELFVDLPLPVDQAHTSEHCGRCQACLDICPTKAFVGPYVLDARRCISYLTIELRGPIPVELRAMMGNRVFGCDDCQVVCPWNRFANYSKEQDFQPRHGLENAELAEMFLWDERTFLRKTEGGPLRRAGYERFLRNLAVGLGNAPSTIPVIEALKARREDESELVREHVEWALARHGLR from the coding sequence ATGTCCGCCTTGACACCTGACCTTGCCCAACTGGCCCAATCCATCAAGATCTGGGGCCAAGAACTCGGCTTTGCCCACGTAGGCATTGCCGGCGTCGACCTTGGGGAGCACGAACAGCATCTGCAACGCTGGCTCGACGCCGGCTATCAGGGCGAGATGGAGTACCTGGGCGCCCATGGCAGCAAGCGCGCCCACCCCGACCAACTGATTCCCGGCACCGTACGCGTGGTTTCGCTGCGGATGGATTACCTTCCCGGCGACACGCAAATGGCCCAGCGCCTGGCCCAGCCTGAAAAGGCCTATATATCGCGTTATGCACTGGGCCGTGATTATCACAAACTGGTTCGCAAGCGCGTGCAGTTTCTGGCCGATCGCATTCAGGAGGCCATCGGCCCATTCGGCTACCGCGCCTTCGTCGACAGCGCCCCGGTGCTGGAAAAAGCCTTGGCCGAACAGGCGGGGCTAGGTTGGATAGGCAAGAATACCCTGCTGCTCAATCGCAAGGCCGGCAGCTACTTCTTTCTGGCCGAGCTGTTCGTCGACCTGCCGTTGCCGGTGGATCAAGCGCACACCAGCGAACACTGCGGGCGCTGCCAGGCCTGCCTGGACATCTGCCCAACCAAGGCGTTCGTGGGGCCCTATGTGTTGGATGCACGGCGCTGCATTTCCTATCTGACCATCGAGCTACGTGGGCCAATCCCGGTCGAATTGCGCGCCATGATGGGCAACCGCGTATTCGGCTGCGACGACTGCCAGGTCGTCTGCCCGTGGAACCGCTTCGCCAACTACAGCAAGGAACAGGATTTCCAACCGCGCCATGGGCTGGAAAACGCCGAGCTGGCTGAAATGTTTCTGTGGGACGAACGCACGTTCTTGCGCAAGACCGAAGGCGGGCCACTACGCCGGGCGGGGTATGAGCGCTTCTTGCGCAACCTGGCGGTGGGGCTGGGCAATGCGCCCTCGACCATCCCGGTGATCGAGGCGTTGAAGGCCAGGCGCGAAGATGAGTCGGAGCTGGTGCGCGAGCATGTCGAGTGGGCATTGGCCCGGCATGGCCTCAGATAG